The following proteins are encoded in a genomic region of Vibrio taketomensis:
- a CDS encoding heparan-alpha-glucosaminide N-acetyltransferase domain-containing protein, with amino-acid sequence MHKNRLVELDALRGIAALSVVLYHFFYRYDEIYGHKNLSVDWSFSGNLAFTCFYSEWFCYLLDNKSYRTPNGFCCVTFFTTISNILGGCIDYIHNCVLFWLEGARSLI; translated from the coding sequence GTGCACAAAAATAGGTTGGTAGAGTTAGATGCTCTAAGAGGAATAGCGGCCCTTTCAGTCGTGTTATATCATTTTTTCTATCGATATGATGAAATTTATGGGCATAAGAATCTATCTGTCGATTGGAGCTTTTCAGGCAATTTGGCGTTCACTTGTTTTTATAGTGAGTGGTTTTGTTATTTATTGGACAATAAATCGTATCGAACGCCCAATGGATTTTGTTGTGTCACGTTTTTCACGACTATATCCAACATATTGGGTGGCTGTATTGACTACATTCATAATTGTGTACTGTTTTGGCTTGAAGGGGCGAGAAGTCTCATTTGA